The following coding sequences lie in one Mycobacterium gordonae genomic window:
- the mntR gene encoding manganese-binding transcriptional regulator MntR, which produces MKADDEPGGLTAVAQDYLKVIWTAQEWSLEKVSTKMLAEKIGVSASTASESVRKLAEQGLVNHAKYGAVTLTDAGRRAALAMVRRHRLIEAFLVNELGYGWDEVHDEAEILEHAVSDRLVARIDAKLGFPRRDPHGDPIPAPDGQVPTPPARQLWDCLNGETGSVARISDADPEMLRYFDSVGISLDSRLRVVTRREFAGTITVAIESKGDTVTSLELGRPAARAIWVVG; this is translated from the coding sequence GTGAAGGCTGACGACGAGCCTGGCGGTCTCACCGCGGTTGCCCAGGACTATTTGAAGGTCATTTGGACGGCCCAGGAATGGTCGCTGGAGAAGGTCAGCACCAAGATGCTGGCGGAGAAGATTGGCGTGTCAGCCAGTACAGCTTCAGAGTCCGTCCGCAAACTCGCCGAGCAGGGCCTGGTCAACCACGCCAAGTACGGTGCGGTGACCTTGACCGATGCCGGCCGGCGAGCGGCGCTGGCAATGGTGCGTCGCCACCGACTGATCGAGGCATTCCTGGTCAACGAGCTTGGCTATGGGTGGGACGAAGTGCACGATGAAGCGGAGATTCTCGAGCACGCGGTGTCGGATCGACTGGTAGCGCGTATCGACGCGAAGCTGGGCTTTCCGCGCCGCGATCCGCACGGCGATCCCATTCCGGCCCCTGATGGACAGGTGCCGACTCCCCCGGCACGTCAATTGTGGGACTGCCTCAACGGTGAGACCGGCTCCGTGGCCCGCATCTCTGATGCCGACCCAGAAATGCTGCGATATTTCGACAGTGTCGGAATCAGCCTGGATTCGCGGCTGCGGGTGGTCACCCGGCGGGAATTCGCCGGCACGATCACGGTAGCGATCGAATCGAAGGGGGACACGGTCACGAGCCTCGAACTAGGCAGGCCCGCCGCACGAGCGATTTGGGTGGTGGGTTAG